The following coding sequences lie in one Bacteroides helcogenes P 36-108 genomic window:
- a CDS encoding SusC/RagA family TonB-linked outer membrane protein gives MKQVNLRICRTILTLIIGLFLSVGVYAQNITVKGHVKDAVGEVIGANVVEKGNTTNGTITDLDGNFTLSVRKGATLIVSFIGYKSQEVVVNGPSVIVTLQDDAELLSEVVVIGYGTAKKNDLTGSVTAIKPDEMNKGLVTNAQDMMQGKIAGVNVTTGGGTPGGGATIRVRGGSSLNASNDPLVVIDGLAMDNQGVKGLANPLSMVNPADIETFTVLKDASATAIYGSRGSNGVIIITTKKGRSGSKPTISYNGNISVSTKKRTIDVMNGQEYGEFIEKMYGVGSDPWKLMAGALTDDKGNIISLANAVKEGEAYRYNSTDWQNEIYRTAVSHDHNITIAGGLKNMPYRVSLGYTNQNGILKTSNFERYTATVSASPKFFDNHLTINLNAKGMIANNRYADGGAIGAAVYMIPTFSVYNSGETFQKWFGGYSQWTADGTTLHDPTWTVTSNQDATKNPVSLLNQKDDTANSKSFIGNAELDYKIHGFEDLHLHMNIGGDFSTGKQTTVISPSSVYNNCNYYGWNGWEKISKYNKMFNAYAQYTKDFSDAHHFDIMGGYEWQHFYHKGEKDGWGLYQSTNTVTPGEKFRQDAKVWKSENYLVSFFGRANYTLLDRYMLTATVRYDGSSRFKDHWALFPSFAFGWRLKEEAFLKNVDVLSDLKLRLGYGQTGQQEGIGDYNYFASYNVSTGIGSSYPLLDSNGIMYRPNAYNENLTWETTTTYNAGLDFGFLNGKISGSVDYYYRKTTDLLNTVYVSAGSNFRNQVTSNIGSLKNTGVEIALTYRPIQTKDLSWEITANGTYNNNEITELIGQEGYFVPTGGISAGTGVNCQAHAVGHPASSFYVFQQVYDKNGIPIEGAYVDRNGDGIINQDDKYFYKSPAAPWMAGLSSKVMWKNWDFGFSLRASFNNYVYNDLEAGSSNINKGNISRLGFMVNIPTMALGKAWQTNDNTLSDYFVQNATFLKCDNITLGYSFDKLFGAKLGGRVYGAVTNVFTITNYKGIDPEVFGGIDNNLYPRPFTAQLGLTLNF, from the coding sequence ATGAAGCAAGTTAATCTTAGAATCTGTCGAACGATTCTTACCCTGATTATAGGGTTGTTCTTGTCAGTTGGCGTTTATGCACAGAACATCACCGTGAAAGGGCATGTGAAAGATGCCGTGGGTGAGGTGATAGGTGCTAATGTCGTGGAAAAAGGTAATACTACCAATGGTACAATCACTGACCTTGATGGTAATTTTACGTTGAGCGTGCGCAAGGGTGCTACGCTGATAGTCTCTTTTATCGGTTACAAATCCCAGGAAGTAGTTGTCAATGGCCCTTCTGTTATAGTAACTTTGCAGGACGATGCAGAGTTGCTGAGTGAAGTTGTGGTTATTGGTTACGGTACGGCGAAGAAGAATGACTTGACAGGCTCCGTTACAGCAATCAAGCCGGATGAGATGAACAAGGGGCTGGTTACAAATGCCCAGGACATGATGCAAGGTAAGATTGCCGGTGTAAATGTGACCACCGGCGGTGGTACTCCTGGTGGCGGTGCTACAATTCGTGTGCGTGGTGGTTCTTCTTTGAATGCCAGCAATGACCCATTGGTGGTAATTGATGGTTTGGCTATGGATAATCAGGGAGTTAAAGGTCTTGCCAATCCTTTGTCAATGGTAAATCCTGCTGATATTGAAACATTCACCGTGTTGAAAGATGCTTCGGCGACAGCGATCTATGGTTCTCGTGGTTCTAATGGCGTTATCATCATTACTACTAAAAAAGGCCGCAGTGGTTCTAAACCTACTATATCTTACAACGGTAATATTTCCGTCAGCACTAAAAAGAGAACCATTGATGTGATGAATGGACAGGAATATGGTGAGTTCATTGAAAAGATGTATGGTGTAGGCAGTGATCCTTGGAAGTTGATGGCTGGTGCTTTGACGGATGATAAAGGTAATATTATAAGTTTGGCAAATGCCGTTAAAGAGGGGGAGGCTTATCGTTATAACAGTACGGATTGGCAGAACGAAATCTATCGGACAGCCGTTAGCCATGATCATAATATCACGATTGCCGGTGGCTTAAAGAATATGCCTTATCGCGTGTCTTTGGGATATACCAATCAGAATGGTATCTTGAAGACTTCTAATTTTGAACGTTATACGGCTACTGTCAGTGCATCTCCTAAGTTCTTTGATAACCATTTGACCATCAATTTGAATGCAAAGGGCATGATAGCCAACAACCGTTATGCGGATGGCGGCGCTATCGGGGCGGCCGTTTATATGATTCCTACTTTCTCCGTGTACAATTCCGGTGAAACCTTCCAGAAATGGTTCGGCGGTTATAGCCAATGGACAGCAGATGGTACAACATTGCATGATCCTACTTGGACTGTTACTTCTAACCAAGATGCTACGAAGAATCCCGTTTCTTTGTTAAATCAAAAGGATGACACGGCAAACTCTAAATCATTCATTGGTAATGCAGAATTAGACTACAAGATTCATGGTTTTGAAGATTTGCATTTGCACATGAATATTGGCGGCGACTTCTCTACCGGTAAGCAGACCACGGTGATTTCTCCGTCATCTGTTTACAACAATTGTAACTATTATGGCTGGAACGGTTGGGAGAAGATTAGTAAATATAATAAAATGTTCAATGCCTATGCCCAATATACGAAGGATTTTAGCGATGCTCATCACTTTGATATCATGGGTGGTTATGAGTGGCAGCACTTTTATCATAAAGGTGAAAAAGATGGTTGGGGGCTTTATCAAAGTACCAACACTGTGACTCCGGGTGAAAAGTTCCGCCAGGATGCCAAAGTATGGAAGAGTGAGAACTATCTGGTTTCTTTCTTCGGACGTGCCAATTATACGTTGCTTGACCGCTATATGTTGACGGCTACTGTACGTTATGACGGTTCTTCCCGTTTTAAAGACCATTGGGCTTTGTTTCCCTCTTTTGCTTTCGGGTGGAGACTTAAGGAGGAAGCTTTCTTGAAAAATGTAGATGTGCTTTCTGACTTGAAACTTCGTTTGGGCTATGGCCAGACTGGTCAGCAAGAAGGTATTGGCGACTATAATTACTTTGCTTCTTATAATGTAAGTACGGGAATCGGTAGTTCATATCCTCTGTTGGATAGTAATGGTATCATGTATCGTCCAAATGCTTATAATGAAAACCTTACTTGGGAAACTACTACGACCTATAATGCCGGCCTTGATTTTGGCTTCTTGAATGGTAAGATAAGCGGTAGCGTTGACTACTATTATCGCAAGACTACCGACTTGCTTAATACGGTGTATGTATCGGCTGGTTCTAATTTCCGTAATCAGGTGACATCTAATATCGGCTCTTTGAAGAATACCGGTGTAGAGATTGCTTTGACTTATCGCCCTATTCAGACAAAAGACCTCTCTTGGGAAATCACCGCTAATGGCACTTATAATAATAATGAAATTACGGAACTGATTGGTCAGGAAGGCTATTTTGTCCCTACGGGTGGTATTTCTGCCGGAACAGGTGTCAATTGTCAGGCACATGCCGTAGGACATCCAGCAAGTTCATTCTATGTGTTCCAGCAGGTTTATGACAAAAATGGTATACCTATTGAAGGTGCTTATGTTGATCGTAATGGTGACGGCATTATTAATCAGGATGACAAATATTTCTATAAAAGTCCGGCTGCTCCTTGGATGGCAGGCCTTTCTTCAAAAGTCATGTGGAAGAATTGGGATTTTGGATTCTCTTTACGTGCAAGTTTTAACAATTATGTATATAATGACCTTGAAGCCGGTTCAAGTAATATCAATAAAGGTAACATTTCTCGTTTGGGCTTTATGGTTAATATTCCGACTATGGCTCTTGGCAAAGCATGGCAGACCAATGACAATACGTTGTCCGACTACTTTGTACAGAATGCTACTTTCCTGAAGTGCGACAACATCACATTGGGATATAGTTTTGACAAATTGTTTGGGGCGAAGCTTGGTGGACGTGTTTACGGTGCGGTGACTAATGTGTTTACTATCACTAACTATAAGGGCATTGACCCTGAAGTATTTGGTGGCATAGATAATAATTTATATCCCCGTCCGTTTACAGCACAACTTGGATTGACCCTTAATTTCTAA
- a CDS encoding glycoside hydrolase family 53 protein, translating into MNYFKISLLSLFAAYSLVACGSSNDDPVAPTPQPEPETPTVTDSGFAKGADIGWVTEYESKGYNFYNSKGEKRECTALMKELGLNAVRIRVWVDPSAHDNWCNTSDVVIKAKRAKDLGMDVMIDFHYSDWWADPAQQNKPASWVGKNLADLKKAISDHTVSVLQALKAAGITPKWVQVGNEIRPGMLWDENAALSGASYDVKESDLKDAPANASSKVKYPMNWANLGAFITTGYDAVKSVFSDAIVIVHLDNGWDSSLFNWFFDTLKKNGGKWDMIGMSLYPYWTRMDKQDYTADAVITDCITNINTLSTKYNCDVMVVETGMECADDNGKLASASVLAESKRQLARILKECKDNTGGRCKGVFYWEPECKPSQYRLGAFTEEGRPTVIMDAFSE; encoded by the coding sequence ATGAACTATTTTAAGATTTCCCTTTTATCTCTTTTTGCCGCCTACTCATTAGTAGCCTGCGGCAGCAGTAATGACGATCCCGTTGCTCCGACTCCCCAACCCGAACCGGAAACTCCCACTGTAACGGATTCCGGCTTTGCCAAAGGCGCCGACATCGGATGGGTCACTGAATACGAATCCAAAGGATACAATTTCTACAATAGCAAAGGCGAAAAGCGCGAGTGTACAGCCCTGATGAAAGAGCTTGGTCTTAATGCCGTCCGCATCCGTGTGTGGGTGGATCCGAGTGCGCACGATAACTGGTGCAACACTTCGGATGTGGTGATTAAAGCTAAAAGAGCCAAAGATTTGGGTATGGATGTGATGATCGATTTTCATTACAGCGATTGGTGGGCCGATCCCGCCCAGCAGAATAAGCCTGCATCGTGGGTGGGAAAGAATCTCGCAGATTTAAAGAAAGCTATCAGCGACCATACAGTGAGTGTGTTGCAGGCATTGAAAGCGGCAGGCATTACTCCCAAATGGGTGCAGGTGGGCAATGAAATCCGTCCGGGGATGCTGTGGGATGAAAATGCGGCTTTGAGTGGAGCGTCATACGATGTGAAAGAGAGCGATTTGAAGGATGCTCCGGCAAACGCTTCTTCCAAAGTGAAATATCCCATGAACTGGGCCAATCTCGGTGCTTTCATCACTACCGGATACGATGCGGTAAAGTCCGTTTTCTCCGATGCCATTGTCATTGTTCACTTGGACAACGGATGGGATAGCAGCCTGTTCAACTGGTTCTTTGACACATTGAAGAAAAATGGTGGCAAGTGGGATATGATAGGTATGTCACTCTATCCTTATTGGACCCGCATGGATAAGCAGGACTATACGGCGGATGCTGTCATTACAGACTGTATCACGAACATCAATACTCTGAGCACCAAATATAATTGTGATGTGATGGTTGTGGAAACCGGCATGGAGTGCGCCGATGACAATGGGAAGTTGGCAAGCGCATCTGTTCTTGCAGAGAGCAAGAGGCAATTGGCCCGCATCCTGAAAGAGTGCAAGGACAACACCGGAGGTCGCTGCAAAGGGGTGTTCTATTGGGAACCCGAATGCAAGCCCAGCCAATACCGTTTGGGAGCATTTACGGAAGAAGGGCGGCCTACGGTTATAATGGATGCTTTCAGCGAGTAA
- a CDS encoding LacI family DNA-binding transcriptional regulator → MNKPQITIKDIARALNVSPSTVSRALKDNPDISKETRALIHAYAREHNYKPNVLAVNLRSSRSNTIGIIVPQLVHHFFSCVLSGIEKSASEAGYNIIIAQSNESYEQEVKIVHSFLAARVCGVIASLAKDTARYDHYQELLNNNIPIVFYDRICTGLKTERVVVDDYAGSFAAVEYMIQTGCKRIFFYGAAPHLEITKNRRNGYLDAMKKYKIPVDDSMTLLCDNRERAIALTPDLLESPNRPDGFFAINDETASGILYACKLVGVKVPDEVSICGFTDGAIAQSTDPKLTTVEQHGEEVGKSAFSILIAKLEGEEKSPNKIVRTNLVVRGTTK, encoded by the coding sequence ATGAATAAACCTCAGATAACCATCAAGGACATTGCCCGTGCACTGAACGTCTCTCCCTCCACCGTATCAAGAGCGTTGAAAGACAATCCGGACATCAGCAAGGAAACCCGTGCCCTTATCCATGCCTACGCGCGCGAACATAATTATAAGCCCAATGTACTTGCCGTAAACCTGCGTTCCAGCCGCAGCAATACCATCGGAATCATCGTTCCACAACTGGTACACCACTTCTTTTCCTGCGTACTTAGCGGTATCGAAAAGTCTGCTTCAGAAGCCGGATACAACATAATCATAGCTCAAAGCAACGAGTCGTACGAGCAGGAGGTGAAGATTGTGCATTCTTTCCTTGCCGCGCGTGTCTGCGGTGTCATCGCCTCGCTGGCCAAGGACACTGCCCGATACGACCACTATCAGGAACTGCTGAACAATAATATCCCCATCGTCTTCTACGACCGCATCTGTACGGGACTGAAAACGGAACGTGTGGTGGTGGACGACTATGCCGGCTCCTTTGCCGCTGTGGAATACATGATACAAACGGGATGCAAACGGATCTTCTTTTATGGCGCCGCGCCGCATTTGGAAATCACCAAGAACCGGCGCAACGGCTATCTGGACGCCATGAAGAAATACAAGATACCGGTGGATGACAGCATGACGCTGCTCTGCGACAACCGTGAGCGTGCCATTGCGCTGACCCCCGACCTGCTGGAAAGTCCCAACCGCCCGGACGGATTCTTTGCCATCAACGACGAAACGGCATCTGGCATATTGTATGCCTGCAAGTTGGTGGGTGTGAAAGTGCCAGATGAAGTTTCCATCTGCGGATTTACCGACGGAGCCATCGCCCAAAGCACCGACCCGAAGCTGACCACTGTGGAGCAGCATGGTGAGGAGGTGGGCAAAAGTGCCTTCAGCATCCTTATTGCCAAGCTGGAGGGAGAGGAAAAAAGCCCTAATAAGATAGTGCGCACCAATCTGGTGGTGAGAGGAACGACGAAATGA
- a CDS encoding MFS transporter, whose product MKAKPDLSFWKLWNISFGFFGVQIAYALQSANISRIFSTLGADPHNLSYFWILPPLAGIIVQPIVGAASDKTWTRFGRRIPYLFIGSLVAVLVMCLLPNAGSLGMMASTAMIFGLVSLMFLDTSINMAMQPFKMMVGDMVNEKQKGLAYSIQSFLCNAGSLVGYLFPFIFAWVGISNTAPQGVVPDSVIYSFYIGAAILIFCVIYTSVKVKEMPPAEYAEYHGITEEQEHEKTNMLKLLVKAPKAFWTVGLVQFFCWFAFMFMWTYTNGSIAANAFDAPTVEHTVNGISKIMLDTQSLQYQEAANWVGVLFAVQAIGSVLWAICIPMFKDRRFIYSLSLVLGGIGFISTYFAHNPYLLFVSFMLIGCAWAAMLALPFTILTNALSGGHMGTYLGLFNGTICIPQIVAAALGGIILAAFTPEGALPPEINMLVMAGVMLIIGAVCVYFIKEAKEEKAG is encoded by the coding sequence ATGAAAGCAAAACCCGATTTAAGTTTCTGGAAGCTGTGGAACATCAGCTTTGGTTTTTTCGGCGTACAGATTGCATACGCCTTGCAGAGTGCCAACATCAGCCGTATCTTCTCCACTCTTGGAGCAGACCCGCATAACCTGAGCTACTTTTGGATTCTGCCGCCACTGGCAGGCATCATCGTGCAACCTATCGTGGGTGCAGCAAGTGACAAGACGTGGACACGCTTCGGGCGACGCATCCCCTATCTGTTTATCGGCTCGCTGGTGGCGGTACTGGTGATGTGCCTGCTGCCCAATGCCGGCAGTCTGGGCATGATGGCAAGCACCGCCATGATATTCGGGCTGGTGTCGCTGATGTTCCTCGACACGTCTATCAACATGGCAATGCAACCTTTCAAAATGATGGTGGGCGACATGGTGAACGAGAAACAGAAGGGATTGGCCTACTCCATCCAAAGCTTTTTGTGCAATGCCGGCAGCTTAGTGGGGTATCTGTTCCCGTTCATCTTCGCATGGGTGGGCATCAGCAATACAGCTCCACAGGGCGTAGTGCCCGACTCGGTGATTTACTCTTTCTATATAGGAGCAGCCATCCTGATATTCTGCGTCATCTACACATCGGTCAAAGTAAAGGAAATGCCGCCTGCCGAATATGCCGAATACCACGGAATCACAGAGGAGCAGGAACATGAGAAGACGAACATGCTGAAGTTGCTTGTCAAGGCTCCAAAGGCTTTCTGGACGGTGGGACTGGTACAATTCTTCTGCTGGTTTGCTTTCATGTTTATGTGGACCTACACCAACGGCAGCATCGCAGCCAATGCTTTTGACGCCCCGACGGTGGAGCATACAGTGAACGGCATCAGCAAGATTATGCTCGACACCCAAAGCCTGCAATATCAGGAGGCGGCCAACTGGGTAGGCGTACTGTTTGCCGTTCAGGCCATCGGCTCCGTGCTTTGGGCCATCTGCATACCTATGTTCAAAGACCGCCGCTTCATCTATTCTCTCAGTCTGGTGTTAGGGGGCATTGGGTTCATCTCCACCTATTTTGCACACAATCCGTACTTGCTGTTCGTATCCTTCATGCTGATAGGCTGCGCATGGGCAGCGATGCTGGCGCTGCCATTCACCATCCTGACTAACGCCCTGAGTGGCGGGCACATGGGAACTTACTTGGGACTATTCAACGGAACCATTTGCATCCCGCAGATCGTGGCGGCTGCCTTGGGCGGAATCATACTCGCCGCATTCACACCGGAAGGCGCACTGCCTCCCGAAATCAACATGCTGGTGATGGCAGGCGTGATGCTGATAATCGGTGCGGTTTGTGTATATTTCATCAAAGAGGCCAAAGAAGAAAAAGCAGGCTGA
- a CDS encoding hybrid sensor histidine kinase/response regulator transcription factor has product MYLHSSLRIPFFLIFLFLLVQTPEAAPKPDYRLFENISLGTEASAISCFLQDTGGLIWIGSNKGLFSYDGYSTQPHFVFGRRSNTRIYCGEVADSTYLYLGADNGLLIYNYRTDAYEEPATDSPADIRALKMYDGILWLGTLNGLFTYCPDTRRFAAIGQGLPHQTVYSLLRTADNQLYVGTYNGCCRYLPATGGFEPVELPVRQNKSNLFVNSLLEDMARKCIWIGTEGYLFKYTPADGRVQRIDAFHDNSVKSLALDGYGRLLVGTDNGLYVYREDAPLLHIVHDSRNPQSLSNNIVWTIFTDGGHNVWLGTDYGISMSRSDNVLRHIPISQITGTGEGNLFYSMLRDARGNFWFGGTNGLIRFTLPADGGPNAPGAQGKPGVTWYKMGDSRFPLSHNRVRQLYEDRDGQLWTATDGSISRYDTDSHRFITYNIVDSTRCYNANWAYSLFEDEKRRLWIATCLGGVFVVDKQKLMQSAGKPYVAEKTYSIHNGLSGMFVNQMTPDRAGNVWILLYNSSNSIEKINVRTGRVTHIAAGQLTGERAPNYILCAEDGYIWIGFPGGVMRVTPSDNTVRILPFDAFGHYEVLSMVEVDGRIWIATTEGLWVADQRTLELRRLRATDHRFTAMFFDKGSRELYLGTADGFLISSPDALLAEHPDRPLLLTALYVNNRLYQSDTGQAGQSIRYIRHIELASTQNNLAFELSDLPYSQEEKSRLIYRLEGIDRDWNLLHPNINRITYSNLGYGEYRLTVSRLDTYGKPEVCAYTLDISILPPWYYTWWAKTTYVLLSLALMAWVLNFFRVKNRLKAERMEKERIMEQSRAKMEFFTNLSHDLKMPLSMIVAPVSRMLPKMREGAEKRELEHVHRNAMKLNALIHQGLDFDRIDNGKNALLIMSQIELVSFARELFELYAEEKAKEKRLTFDFRTEQEKIYVQMDAIKLESILNNLLSNAVKYTPEEGKVTLSLGMQREAETVCISVTDTGVGIAGQDRPYIFQRFFQSPRASTEKKGTGIGLYLVKTYTELHGGTVSLVSEEGEGTTVTLNLPVICPESSLPLQPTHRLSSQKVKPHVEVPVILKETEVMSYDEKFLANVIRLIEEHISDSELNVNALCEWTATNNKQMYRKLKQLTGQTPVEYIKSIRMKKAAMLLQQNKFTVAEVMYMVGFSNHSYFSKCFQAEFGVTPKQYKAE; this is encoded by the coding sequence ATGTATCTACATAGCTCTTTGCGCATCCCTTTCTTTCTTATCTTTCTTTTTCTCCTCGTGCAGACGCCGGAGGCAGCCCCGAAACCCGACTATCGTTTGTTCGAGAATATCAGTCTGGGAACGGAGGCTTCCGCCATAAGCTGTTTCCTGCAAGACACCGGGGGACTGATATGGATTGGTTCCAATAAAGGACTGTTCAGCTATGACGGCTATTCCACACAGCCGCATTTCGTCTTTGGCCGGCGTAGCAATACACGGATTTATTGCGGGGAAGTGGCAGACAGCACTTATCTTTATTTGGGAGCAGACAACGGATTGCTGATTTACAATTACCGGACGGATGCATACGAGGAACCGGCCACGGATTCTCCCGCGGATATCCGTGCACTGAAGATGTACGACGGGATTTTGTGGCTGGGAACTTTAAACGGCTTATTTACTTACTGTCCCGATACCCGCCGGTTCGCAGCCATCGGACAAGGGCTGCCGCACCAGACGGTTTACTCCCTTCTACGCACTGCGGACAATCAGCTTTATGTAGGTACTTACAACGGTTGCTGCCGTTATCTTCCTGCTACCGGAGGCTTTGAACCTGTTGAACTGCCGGTGAGACAGAATAAAAGCAACCTGTTTGTCAATTCCCTGCTGGAAGATATGGCAAGGAAATGTATCTGGATAGGTACGGAGGGATACTTGTTTAAATATACGCCTGCCGATGGTCGGGTGCAACGGATAGATGCTTTTCATGACAATTCCGTCAAGTCTTTGGCCTTGGATGGCTATGGGAGGCTGTTGGTGGGCACGGACAATGGTCTGTATGTTTACAGGGAAGATGCCCCCTTGCTGCATATCGTTCATGACTCGCGGAATCCCCAGTCTTTGTCCAACAACATTGTCTGGACTATCTTCACCGATGGCGGGCACAACGTCTGGTTGGGGACTGATTACGGCATCTCTATGTCACGCTCTGACAATGTGCTGCGCCACATCCCTATTTCACAGATAACGGGGACGGGAGAAGGCAACCTGTTCTACTCCATGCTTCGTGATGCTCGTGGCAACTTCTGGTTTGGAGGAACAAACGGACTTATTCGGTTTACACTTCCGGCAGACGGCGGGCCGAATGCCCCCGGCGCACAGGGAAAACCGGGTGTCACTTGGTACAAAATGGGTGACAGCAGGTTTCCTCTGTCCCATAATCGGGTGCGCCAGCTTTACGAAGATCGCGACGGACAGCTTTGGACGGCAACGGACGGCAGCATTAGCCGCTATGACACGGACAGCCACCGGTTCATCACCTATAATATAGTGGACAGTACACGGTGCTATAATGCCAATTGGGCATACAGTCTGTTTGAGGACGAAAAAAGACGCTTGTGGATTGCCACCTGTCTGGGAGGTGTCTTTGTGGTGGATAAGCAGAAGTTGATGCAGTCAGCCGGAAAGCCTTATGTTGCCGAAAAAACTTATTCCATCCATAATGGCCTGTCAGGTATGTTCGTCAATCAAATGACCCCCGACCGTGCAGGCAATGTCTGGATATTGCTCTACAACAGTTCCAACAGCATTGAGAAAATAAACGTTCGCACAGGAAGGGTAACCCATATTGCAGCCGGGCAACTGACGGGAGAACGCGCCCCCAACTACATATTGTGCGCGGAAGACGGGTACATCTGGATTGGCTTTCCCGGTGGCGTGATGCGGGTGACACCTTCGGACAACACTGTCCGCATATTGCCGTTCGATGCTTTCGGCCATTATGAAGTGCTTTCCATGGTCGAAGTTGACGGGCGGATATGGATTGCCACTACGGAAGGACTTTGGGTGGCAGACCAACGGACGCTCGAACTCCGTCGCCTGCGTGCCACGGACCACCGTTTCACCGCCATGTTCTTCGACAAGGGAAGCCGGGAGCTATATCTGGGTACGGCAGACGGCTTTCTTATTTCTTCCCCTGATGCACTGCTGGCAGAGCATCCCGACCGACCGCTGCTTTTGACCGCACTGTACGTCAACAACCGGCTTTATCAATCCGATACCGGACAGGCAGGACAGAGTATTCGCTACATCCGGCACATCGAACTGGCTTCCACCCAGAATAACCTTGCTTTTGAACTTTCCGACTTACCTTATTCGCAAGAGGAGAAGAGCCGGCTGATATATCGCCTTGAAGGTATAGACCGTGATTGGAACCTGCTGCATCCCAACATCAACCGCATCACATACAGCAATTTGGGCTACGGAGAGTATCGGCTGACTGTGAGCAGGCTCGACACATACGGCAAGCCTGAGGTCTGCGCCTATACTCTGGACATCAGCATCCTTCCGCCTTGGTACTACACTTGGTGGGCAAAGACGACCTACGTCTTGCTCTCTTTGGCGTTGATGGCATGGGTACTGAACTTCTTCCGAGTGAAGAACCGCCTGAAGGCGGAACGGATGGAGAAAGAAAGAATCATGGAGCAGTCTCGTGCCAAGATGGAATTCTTCACAAACCTTTCGCATGACCTCAAGATGCCGTTGAGCATGATCGTCGCTCCCGTCAGCCGGATGCTTCCGAAGATGAGGGAAGGTGCGGAAAAACGGGAGTTGGAGCATGTGCATCGCAATGCCATGAAACTGAATGCGCTGATTCACCAAGGATTGGACTTTGACCGGATAGACAATGGTAAGAATGCCTTGCTGATAATGTCGCAGATAGAATTAGTGTCTTTTGCACGCGAACTTTTCGAACTTTATGCCGAGGAGAAGGCAAAGGAGAAGAGATTGACTTTTGATTTTCGCACGGAGCAAGAAAAGATATATGTCCAGATGGATGCCATCAAGTTGGAATCCATTTTGAACAATCTGTTGTCTAATGCGGTGAAATATACTCCCGAAGAAGGGAAAGTAACGCTTTCATTGGGGATGCAGAGAGAGGCGGAGACTGTCTGTATTTCTGTTACCGATACCGGTGTGGGAATTGCCGGGCAAGACCGACCTTACATTTTCCAGCGTTTCTTCCAGTCGCCCAGAGCCTCCACCGAGAAGAAGGGAACCGGGATCGGACTTTATTTGGTGAAGACCTATACCGAACTGCATGGTGGAACCGTCTCTCTTGTTTCCGAAGAAGGGGAGGGCACTACCGTTACATTGAACTTGCCTGTTATCTGTCCGGAATCGTCTCTGCCGCTTCAGCCGACACACAGACTGTCCTCGCAAAAGGTCAAACCGCATGTGGAAGTTCCGGTTATCCTCAAAGAAACGGAAGTGATGTCTTACGACGAGAAGTTCCTTGCCAATGTCATCCGCCTGATAGAAGAGCACATTTCGGACTCCGAGCTGAATGTAAATGCTCTTTGCGAGTGGACGGCTACGAACAACAAGCAGATGTATCGCAAGTTGAAACAACTGACGGGGCAGACGCCAGTGGAATATATCAAGTCTATCCGTATGAAGAAAGCCGCCATGCTGTTGCAGCAAAATAAGTTCACAGTGGCAGAGGTGATGTACATGGTGGGCTTCTCCAACCACTCTTATTTCTCCAAATGTTTTCAGGCTGAATTCGGAGTGACTCCTAAACAATATAAGGCCGAATAG